Part of the Granulicella cerasi genome is shown below.
TGACGCAGGTATGTGAGATTCGCATGAACCCGCGCTCGTAGCTGGTTCTGAACCTGCGCACGATTCGCGAGCCACGCCCCCAGCGCAAACTGCACCGGCGCGTTCATGGATAAGAAGGTGTCCGCGATAATCGCCAGCCGCGCGAGCGCTTGCTGCACATGATCTACTGGTCCTCGTGTAACGATCCAGGAGGCCTTCATTTGCGGCAGTCCAGCCACCTTACTCAACCCACTCAGGACGAAGGTCAGCGCCTTGGCTTCGCCGACTGCGAAGCTAGGCTCTGACGCATCGATCGCATACTCCAGAAATACTTCATCCACGATGAGAGCGATGCCCGCCGCGACGCAAAGTTCTTCGAGCTGTCGCCGCTCTTCGCCATGCACATAGCTTCCTGTGGGATTGTTCGGATGCACGAGAATGATGGCGCGCGTGCGGGGCGTCATGCACTCGCGCAGCGCCACAAAATCAATCCACCATTGCTCGGCGATCGGGTCGTAGTGCAGCGGATACTCCCGCAGGACCACGCCATCCAACCTGGCGATGTAGTCGAACAACGGATAGCTTGGCCGCGCGATCAGGACTTCATCGCCCGGATCGCACAGCAGACGGAAGAGATAGCTGTATGCCTCGCTGGTGCTCGTCGTCAGGCAAACGGCACCTTCGCGCACATTGGCCCCAAGCTCACCGTAATACTTCGCCACCGCTTGCCGCGCATGGACCATGCCAAACGCCGCAGGCTCGTAGACCGCGGCACCCGCTGCACTCAGCGGTGCCAGCAGATCATCGCTGTAGTTGAAGCCACATTGCGTAGGGTTCGAGCGCGTCAGATCGATCAACGGCAAGCCCGCATCGCGGCGCGCGCGCACACGACGCGTGAACTCGTTCTCTTCCAGCTCCCAGGCCGTTCGATCCGAAAAATGCAGCATCTCTTCCATCGTAAATCGCAGGCTCTCGATAGAATCGCTCTATCCATGAACCCCATAGAAGCAGTGCTCTTCGATTACGGTCTCGTTCTGTCCGGTCCGCCCAGCCCTACCGCGTGGCAACGCATGAAAGACGCGCTGCACACTGACGATGAAGAGGCGTTTCACGCGGCGTACTGGAAGTTCCGCCACGACTATGATCGCGGCACCCTGAATGCTGCGGAGTATTGGCCGGCAGTCGCTCGAGAGCTGCGCGTGGAGCTTACTCAAGCACAGCTTGGAGCCGTCATCGAGGCCGACGTCGAGCTGTGGATGCAACCCAACGAGCCAATGATCACCTGGGCTCAATCGCTACAACTGGCGGGAATCCGCACCGGCATTCTCTCCAACATCGGCGACGCAATGGAAGATGGTCTGCTGTCGCATCTGCCGTGGCTCCATCGCTTCGACCATCACACCTTCTCGCATCGTCTACGCATCGCGAAGCCCGAACGCGAGATCTATCGCCATGCGGCTGAAGGTCTCGGCGCACCACCCTCTTCCATTCTCTTCATCGACGATCGTGAAGAGAATATCGCTGCAGCACGAGA
Proteins encoded:
- a CDS encoding pyridoxal phosphate-dependent aminotransferase — its product is MLHFSDRTAWELEENEFTRRVRARRDAGLPLIDLTRSNPTQCGFNYSDDLLAPLSAAGAAVYEPAAFGMVHARQAVAKYYGELGANVREGAVCLTTSTSEAYSYLFRLLCDPGDEVLIARPSYPLFDYIARLDGVVLREYPLHYDPIAEQWWIDFVALRECMTPRTRAIILVHPNNPTGSYVHGEERRQLEELCVAAGIALIVDEVFLEYAIDASEPSFAVGEAKALTFVLSGLSKVAGLPQMKASWIVTRGPVDHVQQALARLAIIADTFLSMNAPVQFALGAWLANRAQVQNQLRARVHANLTYLRHCLRGTHCNVLAVEGGWTAVLQVPVSSEPSFADMALDAGVLVQPGDFYGMGTARVVLSLLTPEAEWQRGLAQLPLHSFPR
- a CDS encoding HAD family hydrolase — translated: MNPIEAVLFDYGLVLSGPPSPTAWQRMKDALHTDDEEAFHAAYWKFRHDYDRGTLNAAEYWPAVARELRVELTQAQLGAVIEADVELWMQPNEPMITWAQSLQLAGIRTGILSNIGDAMEDGLLSHLPWLHRFDHHTFSHRLRIAKPEREIYRHAAEGLGAPPSSILFIDDREENIAAAREAGMVAIRYTDHEAFVREMSAPGLAELLKP